One region of Pogoniulus pusillus isolate bPogPus1 chromosome 19, bPogPus1.pri, whole genome shotgun sequence genomic DNA includes:
- the LOC135184105 gene encoding kinesin-like protein KIF18B isoform X5: MALVPPPQEGTVAVMVRVRPPAAGERAAQQPLLRVVDHKTLVFDPEGLGGASGPALPARGTKHPGKQQKFVFDRVFGEQATQEEVFQHTTRDMVDTVLDGYNCSVFAYGATGAGKSFTMMGSEQSPGIIYLAMVELYKQLEARKEKSYEVLVSYQEVYNEQLHDLLEPKGPLSIWEDPEKGAVVQGLSLHQPSSAEQLLQMVVSGNRNRTQHPTDANACSSRSHAVFQVYVKQQACAGGPAGHVQVAKMSLVDLAGSERASVAKTRGKRLREGASINRSLLALIGVITALAGAKGPRSHVPYRDSKLTRLLKDCLGGNCRTLMLAVLSPSPLAYEDTYNTLKYASRAKEIEVSLQSNLRGVDCHVCKYRELCEQLRAEVAELRAKLRANEDAASGSQCQGPALLPALASSPLQLPRDGAPASSRALNVTHEVCTVPASASGPGPLGCSVPEALEQRQSLQDQQDDAPSGAKAAAPAMSFSPRQQPLPRDGSFLAQDAAPEALEAVGQQEAAAGQKQVAAASTAAELSRASPAQRSQQGWDGQVPAKASVAVPAAPLISSPLPDWQHLAPLTSATLLALSPIRKRGRSPEVPASSQLASACSLSPGLKHQRRSGQCTEAARAGQSLDSPCLPAAAQAAPGSLAPPACTSSLCLGPLGESCVPLSGAEGGCALPVPSGHDLNATFEVCKAGAPASSRALNVTHEVCTVPASASGPGPLGCSVPEALEQRQSLQDQQDDAPSGAKAPCPALGGRRSRIPQPRSSRKQAAKSSACQPRQTFRAL; the protein is encoded by the exons atggcGCTGGTGCCTCCCCCCCAGGAGGGCACCGTGGCCGTCATGGTGCGAGTGCGACCCCCTGCAGCCGGCGAGAGAGCCGCGCAGCAGCCGCTGCTGAGAGTCGTCGACCACAAGACCCTTGTGTTCGACCCCGAAGGGCTCGGTGGTGCCTCCGGCCCTGCGCTGCCTGCCCGCGGCACCAAGCACCCGGGGAAGCAGCAGAAGTTCGTCTTCGACCGGGTGTTTGGGGAGCAGGCCACGCAggaggaggtgttccagcacACCACCCGCGACATGGTCGACACCGTCCTCGATGGCTACAACTGCTCCG TGTTTGCCTACGGTGCCACGGGAGCAGGGAAAAGCTTCACCATGatgggctctgagcagagccctggcatcATCTACCTGGCCATGGTGGAGCTATACAAGCAGCTGGAGGCTAGGAAGGAGAAGAGCTACGAGGTCCTGGTCTCCTACCAGGAG gtctACAACGAGCAGCTCCACGACCTGCTGGAGCCCAAgggccctctgagcatctgggAGGACCCTGAGAAGGGAGCCGTGGTTCAGGGCCTCTCCTTGcaccag cccagctctgcggagcagctgctgcagatggtGGTGAGCGGCAACAGGAACCGGACGCAGCATCCCACTGATGCCAATGCCTGCTCCTCCCGCTCCCACGCTGTCTTCCAg GTCTATGTGAAGCAGCAGGCGTGTGCCGGTGGCCCGGCTGGGCACGTGCAGGTGGCCAAGATGAGCTTGGTGGACCTGGCAGGCTCGGAGCGAGCTTCGGTGGCCAAGACAAGGGGCAAGCGGCTGCGGGAGGGGGCCAGCATCAACCGCTCGCTGCTGGCCCTCATCGGCGTCATCACGGCGCTGGCGGGCGCCAAG ggcccGAGGAGCCACGTCCCGTACCGGGACAGCAAGCTGACGCGCCTGCTGAAGGACTGCCTCGGCGGCAACTGCCGCACCCTCATGCTGGCTGTGCTCAGCCCCTCGCCGCTGGCCTACGAGGACACCTACAACACGCTCAAGTATGCCAGCCGTGCCAAGGAGATCGAGGTCTCG ctgcagagcaaccTGCGCGGCGTGGACTGCCACGTGTGCAAATACAGGGAGCTGTgcgagcagctgagagcagag GTGGCAGAGCTTCGGGCGAAACTCCGTGCCAACGAGGATGCTGCCAGCGGCTCGCAGTGCCAGGGGCCggcgctgctgcctgccctcgcCTCCAGCCCCTTGCAGCTGCCCAG GGATggagctcctgccagcagccgTGCCCTCAATGTCACCCACGAGGTCTGCACTgtgccagcctcagccagtGGGCCCGGGCCCTTGGGCTGCAGCGTGCCAGAGGCcttggagcagaggcagagcctgcaggacCAGCAGGATGATGCCCCCTCAGGGGCCAA ggctgcagctcctgccatgaGCTTCTCCCCAAGgcagcagcccctccccagggatggcagcttcCTTGCTCAGGATGCAGCCCCGGAGGCACTGGAGGCTGTGggccagcaggaggctgctgcaggccagaAGCAGGTGGCAgctgcaagcacagctgcagagctcagccgggccagcccagcccagaggagccagcagggctgggatgggCAGGTGCCAG CCAAGGCCTctgtggctgtgcctgctgcccctctgatcagctctcccctgccagaCTGGCAGCACCTGGCACCGCTCACCAGTgctacactgctggctctcagcCCCATTAGGAAGAGGGGTAGGTCCCCAGAGGTGCCAGCTTCGTCCCAGCTGgcatctgcctgcagcctgtccccagggctGAAACACCAGCGCAGGAGTGGGCAGTGCAcagaggctgccagggcagggcagagcctggacAGCCCCTGCctaccagctgctgcccaggcagcccctggctccctggcacctccagcctgcacctccagcctgtgcctggggcCGCTCGGTGAGAGCTGTGTGCCCCTGTCGGGTGCTGAgggtggctgtgccctgcctgtgccctctgGCCACGACCTGAATGCCACCTTTGAGGTCTGCAA ggctggagctcctgccagcagccgTGCCCTCAACGTCACCCACGAGGTCTGCACCgtgccagcctcagccagtGGGCCCGGGCCCTTGGGCTGCAGCGTGCCAGAGGCcttggagcagaggcagagcctgcaggacCAGCAGGATGATGCCCCCTCAGGGGCCAA agccccttgccctgccctgggtgggcGTCGGAGCCGCATCCCCCAGCCGCGGAGCAGCAGGAAGCAAGCTGCCAAGTCCTCTGCGTGCCAG CCACGGCAGACCTTTCGTGCCCTGTGA
- the LOC135184105 gene encoding kinesin-like protein KIF18B isoform X6 has product MMGSEQSPGIIYLAMVELYKQLEARKEKSYEVLVSYQEVYNEQLHDLLEPKGPLSIWEDPEKGAVVQGLSLHQPSSAEQLLQMVVSGNRNRTQHPTDANACSSRSHAVFQVYVKQQACAGGPAGHVQVAKMSLVDLAGSERASVAKTRGKRLREGASINRSLLALIGVITALAGAKGPRSHVPYRDSKLTRLLKDCLGGNCRTLMLAVLSPSPLAYEDTYNTLKYASRAKEIEVSLQSNLRGVDCHVCKYRELCEQLRAEVAELRAKLRANEDAASGSQCQGPALLPALASSPLQLPRDGAPASSRALNVTHEVCTVPASASGPGPLGCSVPEALEQRQSLQDQQDDAPSGAKAAAPAMSFSPRQQPLPRDGSFLAQDAAPEALEAVGQQEAAAGQKQVAAASTAAELSRASPAQRSQQGWDGQVPAKASVAVPAAPLISSPLPDWQHLAPLTSATLLALSPIRKRGRSPEVPASSQLASACSLSPGLKHQRRSGQCTEAARAGQSLDSPCLPAAAQAAPGSLAPPACTSSLCLGPLGESCVPLSGAEGGCALPVPSGHDLNATFEVCKAGAPASSRALNVTHEVCTVPASASGPGPLGCSVPEALEQRQSLQDQQDDAPSGANHGRPFVPCEQAWQQERSSTTLAARGSSPLLPALPLPAASSQALPGKASPARPPCPAAQLLPWQLCPILPAAPPALLRALLCAQPSPPTCGAVPPSLLRLGSPLFPSPIPVAVRFHYPLSFAALSPAPSPFALSSSFPPSAARSLH; this is encoded by the exons ATGatgggctctgagcagagccctggcatcATCTACCTGGCCATGGTGGAGCTATACAAGCAGCTGGAGGCTAGGAAGGAGAAGAGCTACGAGGTCCTGGTCTCCTACCAGGAG gtctACAACGAGCAGCTCCACGACCTGCTGGAGCCCAAgggccctctgagcatctgggAGGACCCTGAGAAGGGAGCCGTGGTTCAGGGCCTCTCCTTGcaccag cccagctctgcggagcagctgctgcagatggtGGTGAGCGGCAACAGGAACCGGACGCAGCATCCCACTGATGCCAATGCCTGCTCCTCCCGCTCCCACGCTGTCTTCCAg GTCTATGTGAAGCAGCAGGCGTGTGCCGGTGGCCCGGCTGGGCACGTGCAGGTGGCCAAGATGAGCTTGGTGGACCTGGCAGGCTCGGAGCGAGCTTCGGTGGCCAAGACAAGGGGCAAGCGGCTGCGGGAGGGGGCCAGCATCAACCGCTCGCTGCTGGCCCTCATCGGCGTCATCACGGCGCTGGCGGGCGCCAAG ggcccGAGGAGCCACGTCCCGTACCGGGACAGCAAGCTGACGCGCCTGCTGAAGGACTGCCTCGGCGGCAACTGCCGCACCCTCATGCTGGCTGTGCTCAGCCCCTCGCCGCTGGCCTACGAGGACACCTACAACACGCTCAAGTATGCCAGCCGTGCCAAGGAGATCGAGGTCTCG ctgcagagcaaccTGCGCGGCGTGGACTGCCACGTGTGCAAATACAGGGAGCTGTgcgagcagctgagagcagag GTGGCAGAGCTTCGGGCGAAACTCCGTGCCAACGAGGATGCTGCCAGCGGCTCGCAGTGCCAGGGGCCggcgctgctgcctgccctcgcCTCCAGCCCCTTGCAGCTGCCCAG GGATggagctcctgccagcagccgTGCCCTCAATGTCACCCACGAGGTCTGCACTgtgccagcctcagccagtGGGCCCGGGCCCTTGGGCTGCAGCGTGCCAGAGGCcttggagcagaggcagagcctgcaggacCAGCAGGATGATGCCCCCTCAGGGGCCAA ggctgcagctcctgccatgaGCTTCTCCCCAAGgcagcagcccctccccagggatggcagcttcCTTGCTCAGGATGCAGCCCCGGAGGCACTGGAGGCTGTGggccagcaggaggctgctgcaggccagaAGCAGGTGGCAgctgcaagcacagctgcagagctcagccgggccagcccagcccagaggagccagcagggctgggatgggCAGGTGCCAG CCAAGGCCTctgtggctgtgcctgctgcccctctgatcagctctcccctgccagaCTGGCAGCACCTGGCACCGCTCACCAGTgctacactgctggctctcagcCCCATTAGGAAGAGGGGTAGGTCCCCAGAGGTGCCAGCTTCGTCCCAGCTGgcatctgcctgcagcctgtccccagggctGAAACACCAGCGCAGGAGTGGGCAGTGCAcagaggctgccagggcagggcagagcctggacAGCCCCTGCctaccagctgctgcccaggcagcccctggctccctggcacctccagcctgcacctccagcctgtgcctggggcCGCTCGGTGAGAGCTGTGTGCCCCTGTCGGGTGCTGAgggtggctgtgccctgcctgtgccctctgGCCACGACCTGAATGCCACCTTTGAGGTCTGCAA ggctggagctcctgccagcagccgTGCCCTCAACGTCACCCACGAGGTCTGCACCgtgccagcctcagccagtGGGCCCGGGCCCTTGGGCTGCAGCGTGCCAGAGGCcttggagcagaggcagagcctgcaggacCAGCAGGATGATGCCCCCTCAGGGGCCAA CCACGGCAGACCTTTCGTGCCCTGTGAGCAGGCCTGGCAGCAAGAGAGGAGCAGCACAACGTTGGCAGCCCGCGGCAGCagccccctgctgccagccctgcccctgccggCTGCATCCAGCCAAGCGCTCCCTGGGAAGGCTTCCCCAGCCAggcccccctgccctgctgcccagctcctgccttggcagctctgccccatccttcctgcagcccctccagctctcctgcgtgccctgctctgtgcccagccctccccccccacctgcGGTGctgtccccccctcccttttgcGGCTCGGttcccctctcttcccctctcccatcCCGGTCGCGGTGCGGTTCCATTACCCCCTCTCCTTCGCAGCTCTgtctcctgccccctccccctttgcgctctcctcctcctttcccccctccgcGGCTCGGTCCCTTCACTAA
- the LOC135184105 gene encoding kinesin-like protein KIF18B isoform X9, giving the protein MALVPPPQEGTVAVMVRVRPPAAGERAAQQPLLRVVDHKTLVFDPEGLGGASGPALPARGTKHPGKQQKFVFDRVFGEQATQEEVFQHTTRDMVDTVLDGYNCSVFAYGATGAGKSFTMMGSEQSPGIIYLAMVELYKQLEARKEKSYEVLVSYQEVYNEQLHDLLEPKGPLSIWEDPEKGAVVQGLSLHQPSSAEQLLQMVVSGNRNRTQHPTDANACSSRSHAVFQVYVKQQACAGGPAGHVQVAKMSLVDLAGSERASVAKTRGKRLREGASINRSLLALIGVITALAGAKGPRSHVPYRDSKLTRLLKDCLGGNCRTLMLAVLSPSPLAYEDTYNTLKYASRAKEIEVSLQSNLRGVDCHVCKYRELCEQLRAEVAELRAKLRANEDAASGSQCQGPALLPALASSPLQLPRDGAPASSRALNVTHEVCTVPASASGPGPLGCSVPEALEQRQSLQDQQDDAPSGANQGLCGCACCPSDQLSPARLAAPGTAHQCYTAGSQPH; this is encoded by the exons atggcGCTGGTGCCTCCCCCCCAGGAGGGCACCGTGGCCGTCATGGTGCGAGTGCGACCCCCTGCAGCCGGCGAGAGAGCCGCGCAGCAGCCGCTGCTGAGAGTCGTCGACCACAAGACCCTTGTGTTCGACCCCGAAGGGCTCGGTGGTGCCTCCGGCCCTGCGCTGCCTGCCCGCGGCACCAAGCACCCGGGGAAGCAGCAGAAGTTCGTCTTCGACCGGGTGTTTGGGGAGCAGGCCACGCAggaggaggtgttccagcacACCACCCGCGACATGGTCGACACCGTCCTCGATGGCTACAACTGCTCCG TGTTTGCCTACGGTGCCACGGGAGCAGGGAAAAGCTTCACCATGatgggctctgagcagagccctggcatcATCTACCTGGCCATGGTGGAGCTATACAAGCAGCTGGAGGCTAGGAAGGAGAAGAGCTACGAGGTCCTGGTCTCCTACCAGGAG gtctACAACGAGCAGCTCCACGACCTGCTGGAGCCCAAgggccctctgagcatctgggAGGACCCTGAGAAGGGAGCCGTGGTTCAGGGCCTCTCCTTGcaccag cccagctctgcggagcagctgctgcagatggtGGTGAGCGGCAACAGGAACCGGACGCAGCATCCCACTGATGCCAATGCCTGCTCCTCCCGCTCCCACGCTGTCTTCCAg GTCTATGTGAAGCAGCAGGCGTGTGCCGGTGGCCCGGCTGGGCACGTGCAGGTGGCCAAGATGAGCTTGGTGGACCTGGCAGGCTCGGAGCGAGCTTCGGTGGCCAAGACAAGGGGCAAGCGGCTGCGGGAGGGGGCCAGCATCAACCGCTCGCTGCTGGCCCTCATCGGCGTCATCACGGCGCTGGCGGGCGCCAAG ggcccGAGGAGCCACGTCCCGTACCGGGACAGCAAGCTGACGCGCCTGCTGAAGGACTGCCTCGGCGGCAACTGCCGCACCCTCATGCTGGCTGTGCTCAGCCCCTCGCCGCTGGCCTACGAGGACACCTACAACACGCTCAAGTATGCCAGCCGTGCCAAGGAGATCGAGGTCTCG ctgcagagcaaccTGCGCGGCGTGGACTGCCACGTGTGCAAATACAGGGAGCTGTgcgagcagctgagagcagag GTGGCAGAGCTTCGGGCGAAACTCCGTGCCAACGAGGATGCTGCCAGCGGCTCGCAGTGCCAGGGGCCggcgctgctgcctgccctcgcCTCCAGCCCCTTGCAGCTGCCCAG GGATggagctcctgccagcagccgTGCCCTCAATGTCACCCACGAGGTCTGCACTgtgccagcctcagccagtGGGCCCGGGCCCTTGGGCTGCAGCGTGCCAGAGGCcttggagcagaggcagagcctgcaggacCAGCAGGATGATGCCCCCTCAGGGGCCAA CCAAGGCCTctgtggctgtgcctgctgcccctctgatcagctctcccctgccagaCTGGCAGCACCTGGCACCGCTCACCAGTgctacactgctggctctcagcCCCATTAG
- the LOC135184105 gene encoding kinesin-like protein KIF18B isoform X8: protein MALVPPPQEGTVAVMVRVRPPAAGERAAQQPLLRVVDHKTLVFDPEGLGGASGPALPARGTKHPGKQQKFVFDRVFGEQATQEEVFQHTTRDMVDTVLDGYNCSVFAYGATGAGKSFTMMGSEQSPGIIYLAMVELYKQLEARKEKSYEVLVSYQEVYNEQLHDLLEPKGPLSIWEDPEKGAVVQGLSLHQPSSAEQLLQMVVSGNRNRTQHPTDANACSSRSHAVFQVYVKQQACAGGPAGHVQVAKMSLVDLAGSERASVAKTRGKRLREGASINRSLLALIGVITALAGAKGPRSHVPYRDSKLTRLLKDCLGGNCRTLMLAVLSPSPLAYEDTYNTLKYASRAKEIEVSLQSNLRGVDCHVCKYRELCEQLRAEVAELRAKLRANEDAASGSQCQGPALLPALASSPLQLPRDGAPASSRALNVTHEVCTVPASASGPGPLGCSVPEALEQRQSLQDQQDDAPSGAKAAAPAMSFSPRQQPLPRDGSFLAQDAAPEALEAVGQQEAAAGQKQVAAASTAAELSRASPAQRSQQGWDGQVPAKASVAVPAAPLISSPLPDWQHLAPLTSATLLALSPIRKRGLELLPAAVPSTSPTRSAPCQPQPVGPGPWAAACQRPWSRGRACRTSRMMPPQGPRPASWHRAQRQPPCLSPGCSPEHLP from the exons atggcGCTGGTGCCTCCCCCCCAGGAGGGCACCGTGGCCGTCATGGTGCGAGTGCGACCCCCTGCAGCCGGCGAGAGAGCCGCGCAGCAGCCGCTGCTGAGAGTCGTCGACCACAAGACCCTTGTGTTCGACCCCGAAGGGCTCGGTGGTGCCTCCGGCCCTGCGCTGCCTGCCCGCGGCACCAAGCACCCGGGGAAGCAGCAGAAGTTCGTCTTCGACCGGGTGTTTGGGGAGCAGGCCACGCAggaggaggtgttccagcacACCACCCGCGACATGGTCGACACCGTCCTCGATGGCTACAACTGCTCCG TGTTTGCCTACGGTGCCACGGGAGCAGGGAAAAGCTTCACCATGatgggctctgagcagagccctggcatcATCTACCTGGCCATGGTGGAGCTATACAAGCAGCTGGAGGCTAGGAAGGAGAAGAGCTACGAGGTCCTGGTCTCCTACCAGGAG gtctACAACGAGCAGCTCCACGACCTGCTGGAGCCCAAgggccctctgagcatctgggAGGACCCTGAGAAGGGAGCCGTGGTTCAGGGCCTCTCCTTGcaccag cccagctctgcggagcagctgctgcagatggtGGTGAGCGGCAACAGGAACCGGACGCAGCATCCCACTGATGCCAATGCCTGCTCCTCCCGCTCCCACGCTGTCTTCCAg GTCTATGTGAAGCAGCAGGCGTGTGCCGGTGGCCCGGCTGGGCACGTGCAGGTGGCCAAGATGAGCTTGGTGGACCTGGCAGGCTCGGAGCGAGCTTCGGTGGCCAAGACAAGGGGCAAGCGGCTGCGGGAGGGGGCCAGCATCAACCGCTCGCTGCTGGCCCTCATCGGCGTCATCACGGCGCTGGCGGGCGCCAAG ggcccGAGGAGCCACGTCCCGTACCGGGACAGCAAGCTGACGCGCCTGCTGAAGGACTGCCTCGGCGGCAACTGCCGCACCCTCATGCTGGCTGTGCTCAGCCCCTCGCCGCTGGCCTACGAGGACACCTACAACACGCTCAAGTATGCCAGCCGTGCCAAGGAGATCGAGGTCTCG ctgcagagcaaccTGCGCGGCGTGGACTGCCACGTGTGCAAATACAGGGAGCTGTgcgagcagctgagagcagag GTGGCAGAGCTTCGGGCGAAACTCCGTGCCAACGAGGATGCTGCCAGCGGCTCGCAGTGCCAGGGGCCggcgctgctgcctgccctcgcCTCCAGCCCCTTGCAGCTGCCCAG GGATggagctcctgccagcagccgTGCCCTCAATGTCACCCACGAGGTCTGCACTgtgccagcctcagccagtGGGCCCGGGCCCTTGGGCTGCAGCGTGCCAGAGGCcttggagcagaggcagagcctgcaggacCAGCAGGATGATGCCCCCTCAGGGGCCAA ggctgcagctcctgccatgaGCTTCTCCCCAAGgcagcagcccctccccagggatggcagcttcCTTGCTCAGGATGCAGCCCCGGAGGCACTGGAGGCTGTGggccagcaggaggctgctgcaggccagaAGCAGGTGGCAgctgcaagcacagctgcagagctcagccgggccagcccagcccagaggagccagcagggctgggatgggCAGGTGCCAG CCAAGGCCTctgtggctgtgcctgctgcccctctgatcagctctcccctgccagaCTGGCAGCACCTGGCACCGCTCACCAGTgctacactgctggctctcagcCCCATTAGGAAGAGGG ggctggagctcctgccagcagccgTGCCCTCAACGTCACCCACGAGGTCTGCACCgtgccagcctcagccagtGGGCCCGGGCCCTTGGGCTGCAGCGTGCCAGAGGCcttggagcagaggcagagcctgcaggacCAGCAGGATGATGCCCCCTCAGGGGCCAA GACCTGCAagctggcacagagcacagaggcagcctcCATGCCTGAGCCCTGGGTGTTCTCCAGAGCACCTGCCCTGA
- the LOC135184105 gene encoding kinesin-like protein KIF18B isoform X4 gives MALVPPPQEGTVAVMVRVRPPAAGERAAQQPLLRVVDHKTLVFDPEGLGGASGPALPARGTKHPGKQQKFVFDRVFGEQATQEEVFQHTTRDMVDTVLDGYNCSVFAYGATGAGKSFTMMGSEQSPGIIYLAMVELYKQLEARKEKSYEVLVSYQEVYNEQLHDLLEPKGPLSIWEDPEKGAVVQGLSLHQPSSAEQLLQMVVSGNRNRTQHPTDANACSSRSHAVFQVYVKQQACAGGPAGHVQVAKMSLVDLAGSERASVAKTRGKRLREGASINRSLLALIGVITALAGAKGPRSHVPYRDSKLTRLLKDCLGGNCRTLMLAVLSPSPLAYEDTYNTLKYASRAKEIEVSLQSNLRGVDCHVCKYRELCEQLRAEVAELRAKLRANEDAASGSQCQGPALLPALASSPLQLPRDGAPASSRALNVTHEVCTVPASASGPGPLGCSVPEALEQRQSLQDQQDDAPSGAKAAAPAMSFSPRQQPLPRDGSFLAQDAAPEALEAVGQQEAAAGQKQVAAASTAAELSRASPAQRSQQGWDGQVPAKASVAVPAAPLISSPLPDWQHLAPLTSATLLALSPIRKRGRSPEVPASSQLASACSLSPGLKHQRRSGQCTEAARAGQSLDSPCLPAAAQAAPGSLAPPACTSSLCLGPLGESCVPLSGAEGGCALPVPSGHDLNATFEVCKAGAPASSRALNVTHEVCTVPASASGPGPLGCSVPEALEQRQSLQDQQDDAPSGAKTCKLAQSTEAASMPEPWVFSRAPALKQKAEQRAPCPALGGRRSRIPQPRSSRKQAAKSSACQPRQTFRAL, from the exons atggcGCTGGTGCCTCCCCCCCAGGAGGGCACCGTGGCCGTCATGGTGCGAGTGCGACCCCCTGCAGCCGGCGAGAGAGCCGCGCAGCAGCCGCTGCTGAGAGTCGTCGACCACAAGACCCTTGTGTTCGACCCCGAAGGGCTCGGTGGTGCCTCCGGCCCTGCGCTGCCTGCCCGCGGCACCAAGCACCCGGGGAAGCAGCAGAAGTTCGTCTTCGACCGGGTGTTTGGGGAGCAGGCCACGCAggaggaggtgttccagcacACCACCCGCGACATGGTCGACACCGTCCTCGATGGCTACAACTGCTCCG TGTTTGCCTACGGTGCCACGGGAGCAGGGAAAAGCTTCACCATGatgggctctgagcagagccctggcatcATCTACCTGGCCATGGTGGAGCTATACAAGCAGCTGGAGGCTAGGAAGGAGAAGAGCTACGAGGTCCTGGTCTCCTACCAGGAG gtctACAACGAGCAGCTCCACGACCTGCTGGAGCCCAAgggccctctgagcatctgggAGGACCCTGAGAAGGGAGCCGTGGTTCAGGGCCTCTCCTTGcaccag cccagctctgcggagcagctgctgcagatggtGGTGAGCGGCAACAGGAACCGGACGCAGCATCCCACTGATGCCAATGCCTGCTCCTCCCGCTCCCACGCTGTCTTCCAg GTCTATGTGAAGCAGCAGGCGTGTGCCGGTGGCCCGGCTGGGCACGTGCAGGTGGCCAAGATGAGCTTGGTGGACCTGGCAGGCTCGGAGCGAGCTTCGGTGGCCAAGACAAGGGGCAAGCGGCTGCGGGAGGGGGCCAGCATCAACCGCTCGCTGCTGGCCCTCATCGGCGTCATCACGGCGCTGGCGGGCGCCAAG ggcccGAGGAGCCACGTCCCGTACCGGGACAGCAAGCTGACGCGCCTGCTGAAGGACTGCCTCGGCGGCAACTGCCGCACCCTCATGCTGGCTGTGCTCAGCCCCTCGCCGCTGGCCTACGAGGACACCTACAACACGCTCAAGTATGCCAGCCGTGCCAAGGAGATCGAGGTCTCG ctgcagagcaaccTGCGCGGCGTGGACTGCCACGTGTGCAAATACAGGGAGCTGTgcgagcagctgagagcagag GTGGCAGAGCTTCGGGCGAAACTCCGTGCCAACGAGGATGCTGCCAGCGGCTCGCAGTGCCAGGGGCCggcgctgctgcctgccctcgcCTCCAGCCCCTTGCAGCTGCCCAG GGATggagctcctgccagcagccgTGCCCTCAATGTCACCCACGAGGTCTGCACTgtgccagcctcagccagtGGGCCCGGGCCCTTGGGCTGCAGCGTGCCAGAGGCcttggagcagaggcagagcctgcaggacCAGCAGGATGATGCCCCCTCAGGGGCCAA ggctgcagctcctgccatgaGCTTCTCCCCAAGgcagcagcccctccccagggatggcagcttcCTTGCTCAGGATGCAGCCCCGGAGGCACTGGAGGCTGTGggccagcaggaggctgctgcaggccagaAGCAGGTGGCAgctgcaagcacagctgcagagctcagccgggccagcccagcccagaggagccagcagggctgggatgggCAGGTGCCAG CCAAGGCCTctgtggctgtgcctgctgcccctctgatcagctctcccctgccagaCTGGCAGCACCTGGCACCGCTCACCAGTgctacactgctggctctcagcCCCATTAGGAAGAGGGGTAGGTCCCCAGAGGTGCCAGCTTCGTCCCAGCTGgcatctgcctgcagcctgtccccagggctGAAACACCAGCGCAGGAGTGGGCAGTGCAcagaggctgccagggcagggcagagcctggacAGCCCCTGCctaccagctgctgcccaggcagcccctggctccctggcacctccagcctgcacctccagcctgtgcctggggcCGCTCGGTGAGAGCTGTGTGCCCCTGTCGGGTGCTGAgggtggctgtgccctgcctgtgccctctgGCCACGACCTGAATGCCACCTTTGAGGTCTGCAA ggctggagctcctgccagcagccgTGCCCTCAACGTCACCCACGAGGTCTGCACCgtgccagcctcagccagtGGGCCCGGGCCCTTGGGCTGCAGCGTGCCAGAGGCcttggagcagaggcagagcctgcaggacCAGCAGGATGATGCCCCCTCAGGGGCCAA GACCTGCAagctggcacagagcacagaggcagcctcCATGCCTGAGCCCTGGGTGTTCTCCAGAGCACCTGCCCTGAAGCAGAAGGCTGAGCAGAG agccccttgccctgccctgggtgggcGTCGGAGCCGCATCCCCCAGCCGCGGAGCAGCAGGAAGCAAGCTGCCAAGTCCTCTGCGTGCCAG CCACGGCAGACCTTTCGTGCCCTGTGA